Proteins encoded in a region of the Manduca sexta isolate Smith_Timp_Sample1 chromosome 9, JHU_Msex_v1.0, whole genome shotgun sequence genome:
- the LOC115442402 gene encoding TWiK family of potassium channels protein 18: MCDVMEEARCCWGSREVAGRAAGGMAPVPCCRCAHKRRASPLACLAVCFLVLLYNLLGGFLFLALEGGASAPASTSPAAPSDDTAVAASKPNLSQPRAGTDLRSRTVERLWSITEDLNILYKENWTKLAAKELMDFQKVLIKTMRGGGGAGVSGAEGAAAAEGRLGYQPDADYRWTFAGSFLYALTLITTIGHGNVTPRSPAGKVAAVCYACVGIPIIMLYLSTLGEALARNFRALYSRLCPARLATDAFHSRADCLASPAPRDKLCAERQRRTPFQAALNLDSFGGGYHWTCRDHTRVPPPLSALLVVLYVALGTLVFHATEKWDFMDGCYFSFSSLATVGFGDLRPGLYASTVSANAEDVAVGVCCIYILVGIVVVAMCFNLIQEDMSGVVRGVSALCAGGGKARAVHSAERPRDDKAAMSVLS, from the exons ATGTGTGACGTGATGGAGGAGGCGCGGTGCTGCTGGGGCTCGCGCGAGGTCGCGGGGCGCGCGGCGGGGGGCATGGCGCCCGTGCCCTGCTGCCGCTGCGCACACAAGCGGCGCGCCTCACCGCTGGCGTGCCTGGCCGTGTGTTTCCTGGTGCTATTGTACAATCTGCTCGGAGGGTTCCTGTTCCTGGCGCTGGAGGGGGGCGCCTCGGCTCCCGCGTCAACTTCACCCGCCGCGCCCTCCGACGACACCGCCGTTGCCGCCTCCAAGCCCAACCTGAGCCAGCCGCGCGCCGGCACAGACCTGCGTTCGCGCACCGTCGAGCGCCTCTGGTCCATAACTGAGGACCTCAACATACTCTACAAGGAGAACTGGACCAAGCTCGCCGCTAAGGAGCTCATGGACTTTCAAAAGGTGTTGATCAAGACGATGCGTGGCGGCGGCGGTGCGGGAGTGTCGGGCGCGGagggcgcggcggcggctgAGGGTCGGCTCGGCTACCAGCCCGACGCCGACTACCGCTGGACGTTCGCCGGCAGCTTCCTGTACGCGCTCACTCTCATCACCACCATAG GACACGGCAACGTGACGCCGCGCTCGCCGGCTGGCAAGGTGGCGGCGGTGTGCTACGCGTGCGTGGGCATTCCCATTATCATGCTGTATCTGTCCACGCTGGGCGAGGCGCTCGCCCGCAATTTCCGCGCGCTGTACTCGCGACTCTGCCCGGCGCGGCTCGCCACGGACGCGTTTCACTCACGTGCCGACTGCCTCGCTTCACCGGCGCCGCGCGACAAGCTTTGTGCCGAGCGCCAGCGCCGCACGCCCTTCCAGGCAGCGCTCAACCTGGACAGCTTCGGCGGCGGCTACCACTGGACGTGCCGCGATCATACGCGCGTGCCGCCGCCGCTCAGCGCGCTACTCGTCGTGTTGTACGTGGCGCTCGGTACGCTCGTGTTCCACGCCACGGAGAAGTGGGACTTTATGGACGGGTGCTACTTCTCCTTCTCCAGTCTGGCGACCGTAGGCTTCGGGGATCTGCGGCCCGGGCTGTACGCGAGTACCGTGTCCGCGAACGCGGAGGATGTGGCAGTAGGCGTGTGTTGTATCTATATACTGGTGGGGATCGTGGTGGTGGCGATGTGCTTCAACCTGATCCAGGAGGACATGAGCGGCGTGGTGCGCGGCGTGAGTGCACTGTGCGCAGGCGGCGGCAAGGCGCGCGCCGTGCACAGTGCCGAGCGGCCCCGCGATGATAAGGCAGCCATGTCGGTGCTTTCCTGA